In a genomic window of Zingiber officinale cultivar Zhangliang chromosome 9B, Zo_v1.1, whole genome shotgun sequence:
- the LOC122023736 gene encoding uncharacterized protein LOC122023736 encodes MDAAASAGGSDDPRCCRFLLASLSAAAAEAQSLRARWTSVSAAVARLSASLDDLAPLPPNALVADLLQSLTQILSPALALASLCRASDPPAARLRTQSEIDAVSAALHQLAADADLILRSGALTYLPSPPPEAGSSRRELVRTEARRLVTRLQIGSSESRIAALDSLLDLLREEEKNVVLAAGLGVMPALVRLLDSVAGAASCHDAREKAAAAIARISEVQSCHHLIVAEGLPLLHHLARILESEGGAAKEKTCTALHILTQNRGNAVIIGSRGGIATLLKICRNGSPSAQAAAAAVLKNLATAQELRLNFLEENAIPALIGLLASGTPLAQENAIGCLSNLSAGAECESIKLSIFKERALEHLKNYWEAVDRGEDRNLELGVCLLRNLASFRYIAEIIATTGFLLPIIIALKCDKPGTRTEAARAVAGLALVLGRARKEFEDAVPPLVRMLEARALEEKEAASRALASLMPFLGCQRLLRKEEKGIVNVVQLLDPLIHIDKKYTISILVSISQSRKCRKQMVAAGAYGYLQRLSVMEVDGAKKLLENFGRGKILAVFPRT; translated from the coding sequence ATGGACGCAGCCGCTTCTGCCGGAGGCAGTGACGACCCCCGCTGCTGCCGCTTCCTCCTCGCTTCCCTATCCGCTGCTGCCGCAGAGGCCCAGTCGTTGCGCGCCCGCTGGACTTCCGTCTCCGCCGCCGTCGCTCGCCTTTCCGCCTCCCTCGACGACCTCGCGCCCCTCCCACCTAATGCCCTCGTCGCTGACCTCCTCCAATCCCTCACCCAAATCCTTTCTCCGGCTCTCGCCCTCGCCTCCCTCTGCCGCGCCTCGGATCCCCCAGCCGCCAGGCTTCGCACCCAGAGCGAGATCGACGCCGTCTCCGCGGCGCTCCACCAGCTTGCTGCCGACGCCGATCTTATCCTACGTTCTGGCGCGCTTACCTACCTTCCGTCTCCTCCTCCGGAGGCGGGGAGTTCTCGCCGAGAGCTCGTGCGGACGGAGGCTAGGAGGCTCGTGACGAGACTTCAGATCGGAAGCTCTGAATCGAGGATCGCTGCGTTGGATTCTCTTCTCGACCTACTCCGCGAGGAGGAAAAAAACGTCGTGCTCGCCGCTGGACTGGGGGTGATGCCGGCGCTAGTCCGCCTCCTCGATTCAGTCGCCGGCGCTGCGTCCTGCCACGACGCGAGGGAGAAGGCTGCGGCCGCAATCGCGAGGATCTCGGAGGTGCAGAGTTGCCACCACCTTATAGTGGCAGAAGGGCTGCCCCTCCTACACCATCTCGCTCGCATCCTCGAGTCCGAGGGTGGCGCCGCCAAGGAGAAGACTTGCACCGCCCTCCACATCCTAACCCAAAACAGGGGCAACGCCGTAATCATCGGGTCCCGCGGCGGGATCGCAACCCTCCTGAAGATCTGCCGCAATGGCAGTCCTTCCGCCCAGGCCGCCGCCGCTGCAGTGCTGAAAAATCTCGCCACAGCGCAAGAGCTCCGGCTGAACTTCCTCGAAGAGAATGCAATCCCGGCCCTCATCGGTCTTTTAGCATCCGGAACTCCTCTTGCCCAAGAGAACGCTATCGGTTGCCTCTCTAATCTATCAGCCGGCGCGGAATGCGAAAGCATAAAGCTATCCATCTTCAAAGAAAGGGCTTTGGAACACCTGAAGAACTACTGGGAAGCAGTCGACAGAGGAGAGGATCGAAATCTTGAGCTTGGGGTTTGCTTGTTGAGAAATTTAGCATCTTTCAGGTACATAGCTGAGATCATCGCCACAACTGGCTTCCTTCTTCCCATCATCATTGCTCTGAAGTGCGACAAGCCGGGAACAAGAACAGAAGCAGCGAGGGCAGTTGCCGGATTGGCTTTGGTTTTAGGGAGGGCACGGAAGGAGTTTGAGGACGCAGTGCCTCCTCTGGTGCGCATGTTGGAAGCCAGAGCATTGGAGGAAAAGGAAGCTGCTTCAAGGGCTCTGGCATCGCTAATGCCATTCCTTGGTTGTCAGAGACTACTAAGGAAGGAGGAGAAGGGGATTGTGAACGTGGTTCAACTCCTCGATCCCTTGATTCATATAGATAAGAAGTACACAATATCAATATTGGTATCGATTTCGCAATCAAGAAAGTGTAGGAAACAAATGGTGGCAGCAGGAGCTTATGGATACTTGCAGAGACTTTCTGTGATGGAAGTGGATGGTGCAAAAAAACTACTTGAGAACTTTGGAAGGGGAAAGATACTGGCAGTGTTTCCAAGAACCTGA